A region from the Corylus avellana chromosome ca7, CavTom2PMs-1.0 genome encodes:
- the LOC132188347 gene encoding uncharacterized protein LOC132188347: protein MACLDMYNSEHKGHHCAPMSPRISFSNDFVDIQQAASRQERSSRDAPASSDFEFSVTNYSMMSGADELFFKGRLLPFKDNYNNQMQRTTTLRDELLVDDDDEHVSMRPPKGSTRWKGLLGLKKTHIGSKKADKGEASVERRPDFVREEAHVSKASQEL, encoded by the exons ATGGCATGCTTAGACATGTACAACTCCGAGCATAAGGGTCACCACTGCGCTCCAATGAGCCCAAGAATCTCCTTCTCCAACGACTTTGTGGATATCCAGCAGGCCGCCAGCAGGCAAGAAAGGAGCTCCAGAGATGCGCCAGCGTCATCGGATTTCGAATTTTCCGTGACAAACTATTCCATGATGAGCGGCGCCGACGAGCTTTTCTTCAAGGGTAGGTTGTTGCCCTTCAAGGACAATTACAACAACCAAATGCAGAGGACCACCACTCTCAGGGATGAGCTTCTTGTTGATGACGACGACGAACACGTGTCGATGAGGCCGCCGAAGGGGTCGACACGGTGGAAGGGGCTTCTGGGTCTGAAGAAAACCCACATTGGGTCCAAGAAAGCTGACAAGGGTGAAGCGTCCGTCGAAAGAAGGCCTGATTTCGTTCGTGAGGAGGCCCATGTCAGCAAGGCTTCacag GAGCTGTAG